From a region of the bacterium genome:
- a CDS encoding FAD-binding oxidoreductase — translation MKRSADVVVIGAGITGAATGYYLAKSGLKVLVVERGFPCAGSTGRCIGGIRAQFTHDLTIRVMIESVRMFQGLSEELGEDVEWFAGGYLFLAFDETRKQAFFDAIAIQKTYGLDVRFVPPDECVKIAPGLDPVGLLGGAYCPTDGQANPFKVTYGYLEGIKRLGGALVMDCDIKQVNKVGDKVVSVTDAKGDVYACNMLLNAAGCWADEVGTMAGVRVPVTADRHESLVTEAVERVFNPMLVDYRPDGCYFVQHSGTGHFIGCYTPVPLVPGHNYDATDEFITEMPRRMVRLVPRLAGVKVLRQWAGSYEMSPDGNPICGGTSLRGFYVSSGMSGHGFMFGPALGKLMAEQMVKGSASIPLDEFFLSRSFGKAEAMK, via the coding sequence ATGAAGCGTTCGGCCGACGTCGTCGTGATCGGCGCCGGCATCACCGGCGCGGCCACCGGCTACTATCTTGCGAAGAGCGGCCTGAAAGTGCTGGTGGTGGAGCGCGGATTCCCCTGTGCCGGTTCAACCGGCCGGTGCATCGGCGGTATCAGGGCCCAGTTTACCCACGACCTGACCATTAGGGTCATGATTGAGAGCGTCCGGATGTTCCAGGGCCTAAGCGAGGAGCTGGGTGAGGACGTCGAGTGGTTTGCGGGCGGGTACCTTTTCCTTGCCTTTGACGAGACGCGGAAGCAGGCCTTCTTTGATGCGATTGCTATCCAGAAGACTTATGGCCTCGACGTCCGCTTCGTCCCGCCGGACGAATGTGTGAAGATTGCTCCCGGGCTTGACCCGGTCGGGCTGCTGGGAGGCGCGTACTGCCCGACCGACGGACAGGCCAATCCGTTCAAGGTCACCTACGGTTATCTCGAAGGCATCAAGCGGCTGGGTGGTGCGCTGGTGATGGACTGTGACATCAAGCAGGTCAACAAGGTCGGCGACAAGGTTGTCTCGGTCACAGACGCGAAGGGCGATGTGTACGCCTGCAACATGCTGCTCAACGCGGCCGGCTGCTGGGCCGACGAGGTCGGGACCATGGCCGGTGTCAGGGTGCCGGTCACTGCCGACCGTCACGAGTCCCTGGTCACCGAGGCGGTCGAGCGCGTCTTCAATCCCATGCTGGTCGACTATCGGCCGGACGGCTGTTATTTCGTCCAGCACTCGGGCACCGGCCACTTCATCGGCTGCTATACGCCGGTACCGCTGGTGCCCGGGCACAACTATGACGCCACCGACGAGTTCATCACCGAGATGCCGCGCCGAATGGTGCGGCTGGTGCCCAGGCTGGCAGGCGTAAAGGTGCTCCGCCAGTGGGCAGGCTCTTACGAGATGAGCCCGGATGGGAATCCCATTTGCGGCGGCACGTCGCTGCGGGGCTTCTACGTCTCCAGCGGCATGAGCGGCCACGGCTTCATGTTCGGGCCTGCCTTGGGCAAGCTGATGGCCGAGCAGATGGTCAAAGGCAGCGCTTCGATTCCGCTCGACGAGTTCTTCCTCTCCCGCAGCTTCGGCAAGGCCGAGGCGATGAAATAG
- a CDS encoding (2Fe-2S)-binding protein, with product MKSKVRRPKARARNRQSSIVNRQSSVVVCRCEEVTEAEVRRAIRMGYHSLEAVKRYLRTGMGHCQGRGCLRLIARLIQEETGIPASEQQQPRPRPPLKPLPLGLLGSFVSAESDTPDRTDKEGAVP from the coding sequence GTGAAGTCCAAAGTCCGCAGGCCAAAGGCCAGGGCCCGGAATCGCCAATCGTCAATCGTCAATCGTCAATCGTCGGTGGTCGTCTGCCGCTGCGAAGAAGTGACCGAGGCCGAGGTACGCCGGGCCATCCGCATGGGTTATCATTCCCTTGAAGCGGTCAAGCGGTATCTCCGGACGGGCATGGGACATTGCCAGGGCCGCGGGTGCCTGAGGCTCATCGCCCGGCTGATACAGGAAGAGACCGGGATTCCCGCGTCAGAGCAGCAGCAACCGAGGCCGAGGCCGCCGCTTAAGCCTCTGCCCTTGGGGCTGCTGGGGTCATTCGTGTCGGCCGAGTCGGATACGCCTGACCGGACCGACAAGGAAGGCGCTGTCCCATGA
- the sppA gene encoding signal peptide peptidase SppA, producing MVILTLLVLAFPVQALVPDLPLSLAGTDNALAALANPAGLGVRPGSEVYAFYNFEPVLWSDFFSNTTFLARSGPLAAYWEPEPARYGVALGMGGSGVYGGLRFRHDSLSRWDLSALVRPVKQVSVGAVWDDLNHDWGRLAVGAAVRPLGNRFTLFGETYLITPLQPMAGFEVEPIDGLTLGMKVLSSDQFADLHFAATVSLGLGKAGVGAAGTEGLNEVGGYLRVGTAPQRSLSPAGNRYVELKLNEEIADRKPGFSLSSQSVRTAWQLLDLIDRARRDSSVKALVLRIDDLSTSFAHAQELRQALAAFRARGKKVIVYAPSMGMTSYYVASVADRIWTHPLGDVTIPGMSMGTIFLKGTLAKLGIQFNGTRHGKYKSAIETFTEDSLTAPNREQYTAYLDAPYNEFLAAAAQGRHVSRDSIEALVNIGFFNSEEAKQNGLVDDVYYHDQVDSVLKKELKGLAKVSENDYLAEAIPNDDWTPRPAIAIVYATGDITAGESHTDLLSGSTTMGAQTMVQAVRQAREDKRVKAVVLRIDSPGGDGFASDMIWRELELCRKQKPVIVSMAGVAGSGGYYIACNATRIFALPTTLTGSIGVFDYKFVTEGLYNKLGARRQAVTRGEHAGAMSDMRAMTPEEDSIMQAQVDYFYHQFVQKVATGRKLSFEHVDSIGQGRIWSGLDAKRVGIVDTLGGFLDAIGYAKKVARLGECDYIVLPAAGSGLGSMVSDFAQDQVKKALQ from the coding sequence ATGGTAATTCTCACTCTGCTTGTGCTTGCGTTCCCGGTTCAGGCGCTCGTCCCGGACCTGCCCTTGTCGCTGGCCGGGACCGACAACGCGCTGGCGGCGTTAGCCAACCCGGCCGGACTCGGGGTTCGACCCGGTTCGGAAGTCTACGCTTTCTACAATTTCGAGCCCGTGCTCTGGTCCGATTTCTTCTCCAACACCACATTCCTTGCCAGGTCCGGGCCGCTCGCTGCCTACTGGGAACCCGAGCCGGCGCGGTACGGCGTCGCCCTTGGCATGGGCGGCAGCGGTGTCTATGGTGGCCTGCGATTCAGGCATGACTCGCTGAGCCGGTGGGACTTGTCGGCGCTGGTGCGTCCGGTGAAGCAGGTCTCGGTCGGCGCAGTCTGGGACGACCTGAACCACGACTGGGGCCGACTGGCGGTCGGGGCGGCAGTACGCCCGCTCGGCAACCGGTTCACCTTGTTCGGCGAGACGTACTTGATCACGCCGCTGCAGCCGATGGCGGGGTTCGAGGTGGAGCCGATCGACGGGTTGACGCTCGGTATGAAGGTGCTGTCGAGTGACCAATTTGCGGATCTGCATTTCGCGGCAACGGTCTCGCTCGGGCTGGGCAAGGCCGGCGTCGGTGCGGCAGGCACCGAGGGACTCAACGAGGTCGGTGGCTACCTGCGGGTTGGAACCGCGCCGCAGCGTTCCCTGTCGCCCGCCGGGAATCGATACGTCGAGTTGAAACTCAACGAGGAGATTGCCGACCGAAAGCCGGGCTTCAGCCTGAGCTCGCAAAGCGTGCGCACAGCCTGGCAACTGCTCGACCTGATTGACCGTGCGCGCAGGGACAGCAGCGTCAAGGCCCTGGTGCTCAGGATCGACGACCTGAGCACGAGCTTTGCGCACGCGCAGGAACTGCGGCAGGCGCTGGCCGCATTCCGGGCGCGAGGCAAGAAGGTCATCGTGTACGCGCCGAGCATGGGAATGACGAGTTACTATGTCGCCTCAGTGGCGGATCGGATCTGGACCCATCCGCTCGGCGATGTCACGATTCCCGGCATGAGCATGGGGACGATCTTCCTGAAGGGGACGCTGGCGAAGCTGGGCATCCAGTTCAACGGCACCCGACACGGGAAGTACAAGTCGGCCATCGAGACGTTTACCGAGGACTCGCTCACCGCACCCAACCGAGAGCAGTACACGGCCTACCTTGATGCGCCCTACAATGAGTTCCTGGCGGCGGCAGCGCAGGGCCGTCACGTCAGCCGCGACAGCATCGAGGCACTGGTGAACATCGGCTTCTTCAACTCCGAGGAGGCAAAACAGAACGGGCTGGTGGACGATGTCTACTACCACGACCAGGTCGACAGCGTGCTGAAGAAGGAACTGAAGGGGCTCGCCAAGGTCAGCGAGAATGACTACCTGGCCGAGGCGATTCCAAATGATGACTGGACTCCGAGGCCGGCGATCGCGATTGTCTATGCCACCGGTGACATCACCGCCGGCGAGTCACATACCGACCTGCTCAGCGGCTCGACGACGATGGGCGCGCAGACTATGGTGCAGGCCGTGCGTCAGGCGCGCGAGGACAAACGAGTCAAGGCGGTCGTGCTGCGGATTGACTCTCCGGGTGGCGACGGGTTTGCCTCGGACATGATCTGGCGCGAGCTTGAGCTGTGCCGCAAGCAGAAGCCGGTTATCGTCTCGATGGCCGGAGTCGCGGGCTCGGGCGGCTACTACATTGCCTGCAACGCGACCCGGATCTTCGCCCTGCCGACCACGCTCACCGGTTCGATCGGGGTATTCGACTACAAGTTTGTGACCGAAGGGCTGTACAACAAGCTCGGGGCGCGGCGTCAGGCGGTAACGCGCGGCGAGCACGCCGGGGCGATGTCAGATATGCGTGCGATGACCCCGGAAGAAGATTCAATCATGCAAGCGCAGGTTGATTACTTCTACCACCAGTTCGTACAGAAGGTCGCGACCGGCAGGAAGCTCTCATTTGAGCACGTTGATTCGATAGGACAAGGCAGGATATGGTCGGGGCTCGACGCGAAGCGTGTCGGCATCGTTGATACGTTGGGCGGGTTCCTTGACGCGATCGGGTACGCGAAGAAGGTCGCGAGACTCGGGGAGTGTGACTATATTGTCCTGCCGGCAGCCGGTTCCGGGCTTGGTTCTATGGTCAGTGACTTCGCCCAGGATCAAGTGAAGAAGGCCCTGCAGTGA
- a CDS encoding 4Fe-4S dicluster domain-containing protein, with protein MPKPEPRRPSPSAGKSHPTSCQRTGVISTRELSARGAVPSEERLAAGPVVMVECIENIPCNPCAYACPRQAITIKGELTDTPEVDFSKCNGCTLCLSKCPGLAIFVVHKHFSKTEAAVTIPYELLPRPETGARVTGLDRAGRAVCKARVLKVLDTKAMNRCAVITVAVPKRYWNTVRSIKVAATNS; from the coding sequence ATGCCAAAGCCCGAACCCCGGCGACCGTCACCATCTGCGGGCAAGTCCCATCCTACCTCCTGCCAGAGGACCGGCGTGATCTCGACAAGGGAGCTGTCCGCAAGGGGCGCGGTGCCGTCCGAGGAAAGGCTGGCAGCCGGCCCGGTGGTGATGGTCGAGTGCATCGAGAACATCCCCTGCAACCCCTGCGCCTATGCCTGCCCGCGCCAGGCCATAACCATCAAGGGTGAACTGACCGACACGCCCGAGGTCGACTTCTCCAAGTGCAACGGCTGCACGCTCTGTCTTTCCAAGTGCCCGGGGTTGGCGATATTCGTCGTGCACAAGCACTTCTCCAAGACCGAGGCGGCGGTGACCATACCCTATGAGCTGCTGCCGAGGCCTGAAACCGGCGCGCGGGTCACCGGTCTGGACCGGGCCGGTCGAGCCGTGTGCAAGGCCAGGGTGTTGAAGGTGCTTGATACCAAGGCCATGAACCGATGCGCCGTCATCACCGTGGCCGTGCCGAAGCGGTACTGGAACACGGTGCGGAGTATCAAAGTCGCAGCGACCAACTCCTGA